In Rubripirellula tenax, the following are encoded in one genomic region:
- a CDS encoding DUF1559 domain-containing protein, whose amino-acid sequence MTASPTRRNADACASVIRARKAFTLVELLVVIAIVGVLVGLLLPAVQFAREAARQTTCRNHLKQIGLAIHAYHGTHRALPVGCVDSRVVSRSLRSKNYAWSALLLPFIEQQPLHESIDFGIPFDHANNADAASKQLAIYLCPTVTPQYSVRGPTHYGGLYGETLVDPANDDGLFLYNRRLAFRDCGDGLSHTMAVSEDVIGPHGEWINGNNIFVQSHGINDETAWIFDNEIRSLHPAGAMALFIDGSVHIVNESLDRKLLGAMITRNGHEVLEQGDL is encoded by the coding sequence ATGACCGCTTCCCCAACACGACGTAATGCGGATGCCTGCGCGTCCGTCATTCGAGCTCGAAAAGCGTTTACGTTGGTCGAGTTGTTGGTGGTGATTGCGATCGTTGGCGTTCTAGTCGGATTGCTGTTGCCGGCCGTGCAATTCGCGAGAGAGGCGGCTCGGCAGACGACTTGCCGAAATCACTTGAAGCAAATCGGTCTTGCGATACACGCCTACCACGGCACCCACCGGGCACTGCCGGTTGGCTGCGTTGATTCGCGAGTGGTGAGTCGTTCGCTGCGTTCGAAGAACTATGCCTGGTCGGCGCTGCTGCTGCCGTTCATCGAACAACAGCCACTGCACGAGTCCATCGATTTCGGTATCCCCTTCGATCACGCAAACAATGCCGACGCAGCATCGAAACAGCTAGCCATTTACCTTTGCCCGACCGTCACGCCTCAATACTCCGTTCGTGGTCCGACGCACTATGGCGGGCTGTATGGCGAAACCTTGGTCGATCCGGCCAATGATGACGGCTTGTTTCTTTACAACCGACGCTTGGCGTTCCGCGATTGCGGCGATGGACTCAGTCATACCATGGCGGTCAGCGAGGACGTGATCGGCCCCCATGGCGAGTGGATCAACGGCAACAACATTTTTGTCCAATCGCACGGAATCAACGACGAAACGGCCTGGATATTCGACAACGAAATTCGATCACTTCATCCCGCCGGCGCGATGGCGCTGTTCATCGATGGGTCGGTCCACATCGTGAACGAATCGCTCGATCGCAAATTGCTTGGTGCGATGATCACGCGAAATGGCCACGAAGTATTGGAACAAGGCGATCTGTAA
- a CDS encoding CTP synthase produces the protein MTKHIFVTGGVVSSLGKGLTSASIGMLLELRGLRVRMQKLDPYINVDPGTMSPYQHGEVYVLDDGSETDLDLGHYERFTSGLLSRDCNYTTGQIYLSVIEKERKGQFLGKTVQVIPHITNEIKSVVKRMGGDDVDVVITEIGGTVGDIESLPFLEAIRQFSLDVGRENVLYMHLTLVPYLKAADELKTKPTQHSVGQLREIGIQPDVLVCRCEHSISRDDREKIALFCNVPVEAVIEEKDKDFSIYEVPLSLVDNKLDELVIKRLGLTSAKPLDISPWTDLLHRLRNPRHEISIAVVGKYAEHKDAYKSIYESIDHAGMHHQTQVRIGRIQSADIEREGAERLLSGYHGILVPGGFGERGIEGKVQAIRFARERGVPFFGICLGMQCAVIEYGRHIMGLHNAHSSEFDKDTPHPVICLLDEQQNVTQMGGTMRLGTQPAKVKPDSIAGRAYGAESINERHRHRYEFNNSYRQQFESAGMRFSGTSPDGGLVEIVEIPEHPWFTAVQFHPEFKSKPLKAHPMFAGFVGAAIDRMQSRSASEAP, from the coding sequence ATGACGAAACACATTTTTGTAACCGGCGGCGTGGTCAGTTCTCTTGGCAAGGGGCTCACAAGCGCCTCGATCGGCATGTTGCTGGAATTGCGGGGTTTGCGTGTCCGCATGCAGAAGCTGGACCCGTACATCAACGTCGACCCCGGCACGATGAGCCCCTATCAGCACGGCGAGGTCTACGTCCTGGATGACGGATCCGAGACGGACCTGGACTTGGGCCACTACGAACGCTTCACGTCGGGGCTATTGTCGCGAGACTGCAATTACACGACGGGGCAAATCTATTTGTCCGTCATCGAAAAGGAACGCAAGGGCCAATTCCTGGGCAAGACCGTTCAGGTCATTCCGCACATTACCAACGAAATCAAATCGGTGGTCAAACGGATGGGCGGCGACGACGTCGATGTCGTGATCACAGAGATCGGCGGCACGGTCGGTGACATCGAAAGTTTGCCGTTCTTGGAAGCGATCCGTCAATTCTCTTTGGACGTTGGTCGCGAAAACGTGCTTTACATGCACCTAACGCTTGTTCCTTACCTGAAGGCTGCGGACGAACTGAAGACCAAGCCGACTCAGCATAGCGTCGGCCAGCTTCGCGAAATCGGTATCCAGCCCGACGTGCTGGTTTGTCGATGTGAACACTCGATCAGCCGCGATGACCGAGAAAAAATTGCGTTGTTCTGCAACGTTCCCGTAGAAGCCGTGATCGAAGAAAAGGATAAAGATTTTTCGATCTACGAAGTCCCCTTGTCGCTGGTCGACAACAAGCTGGACGAATTGGTGATCAAACGTCTCGGGCTGACCAGCGCTAAGCCGCTGGACATTTCGCCCTGGACCGACTTGCTGCACCGACTCCGCAATCCGCGCCACGAAATCTCGATTGCCGTGGTCGGCAAGTATGCCGAACACAAAGACGCCTACAAGTCGATTTACGAATCCATCGACCACGCAGGCATGCATCACCAAACGCAGGTGCGGATCGGACGCATTCAAAGCGCCGATATCGAACGCGAGGGTGCCGAGCGATTGCTCAGCGGGTATCACGGCATTCTGGTTCCCGGCGGTTTTGGCGAGCGCGGTATCGAGGGCAAAGTGCAAGCGATCAGGTTCGCTCGCGAACGCGGCGTTCCGTTCTTTGGCATCTGTTTGGGGATGCAGTGTGCGGTGATCGAATATGGTCGTCACATTATGGGACTGCACAACGCCCATAGCAGCGAGTTCGACAAAGACACGCCGCACCCGGTGATTTGTTTGTTGGACGAACAGCAAAACGTGACCCAGATGGGCGGCACGATGCGGCTGGGGACTCAACCGGCCAAGGTAAAACCCGACAGCATCGCCGGTCGAGCATACGGCGCCGAATCGATCAACGAACGACATCGCCATCGATACGAATTCAATAACTCGTATCGCCAGCAATTTGAATCGGCCGGAATGCGGTTTTCCGGAACCAGTCCTGATGGCGGCCTCGTCGAGATCGTTGAAATCCCGGAACACCCTTGGTTTACGGCGGTTCAGTTCCATCCCGAATTTAAGAGTAAACCGTTGAAGGCCCATCCGATGTTCGCCGGTTTCGTGGGCGCTGCGATTGATCGTATGCAGTCGCGATCGGCAAGCGAAGCACCGTAG
- a CDS encoding polysaccharide biosynthesis/export family protein yields MKIPKAFHRHTRVAANSISHLRNRSAGILGSIGMTIMLGWCVTGCRTAASLGLPVDSGSNSMLSSVAEMRQKAGHQPIPTELAKAALPAHRVEAGDVLVIEPNDFNSPVRLQSDQTVQQDGTIDLGAYGRVAVAGRSTREIQQEVESLVTGVEIAKRDSLIGLASHRTGGTNQHDPALDPQVDYGVNVRLVNQDSTLYYVMGEVNAPGSYPMVGNETVLDAIIAAGGLSDRSNDHKIILVRPKQAGEPRMILPVCYQQVLQLGDVSTNYQLLPGDRIYVPAISFAEDVRQSLRIGGEKSCPYCKEYSKR; encoded by the coding sequence ATGAAAATTCCCAAGGCATTCCACCGACATACACGCGTTGCCGCCAACTCGATCTCACACCTGCGAAATCGATCCGCGGGTATACTCGGATCGATTGGCATGACGATCATGTTGGGTTGGTGCGTGACGGGATGTCGGACCGCAGCATCGTTGGGGTTGCCCGTCGATTCTGGATCGAACTCGATGCTCTCGTCGGTTGCTGAAATGCGCCAGAAGGCCGGGCACCAGCCGATCCCGACCGAACTGGCGAAGGCGGCGTTGCCCGCCCATCGTGTCGAAGCCGGTGATGTGTTGGTAATCGAGCCGAACGATTTCAATTCACCGGTGCGTTTACAGTCGGACCAAACGGTCCAGCAAGACGGGACGATTGATCTGGGGGCTTACGGACGAGTTGCCGTCGCAGGCCGGTCGACGAGAGAGATCCAACAGGAAGTCGAGTCACTCGTCACGGGTGTCGAAATTGCAAAACGCGATTCGTTGATTGGATTGGCGTCGCATCGAACCGGTGGCACGAACCAACATGATCCCGCTCTTGATCCCCAGGTCGACTACGGAGTCAACGTTCGCCTGGTCAACCAAGACAGCACGCTGTACTACGTCATGGGGGAAGTCAACGCGCCGGGGTCGTATCCGATGGTAGGCAACGAGACGGTGCTGGATGCTATCATCGCGGCGGGTGGTCTTTCGGATCGTTCCAATGATCACAAAATCATTCTGGTCCGACCGAAGCAGGCAGGCGAACCGCGGATGATTTTGCCTGTCTGTTATCAACAAGTCCTTCAGCTTGGCGATGTCTCTACCAACTATCAACTGTTGCCCGGTGACCGAATCTACGTCCCCGCGATCAGCTTTGCCGAAGACGTTCGGCAATCGCTGCGCATCGGCGGCGAGAAAAGTTGTCCGTACTGTAAAGAATATTCCAAGCGATAA
- a CDS encoding peptidylprolyl isomerase, with protein sequence MTLPSRRRHSRISSRSNALRIESLESRRLLAGDAPTFVSIDAQTVEVGSPLHVPIDAADQNGGPLTTMITVADPDLVEAIVITGNRSMRLSVADFGAMVFQMFEQRAPRASGRVIALAEAGFYDGVLFHRVDSDFVIQAGIAAGTTNEGSGLGAFDDEFHPDLQHNREGILSFAKSTDDTNDSQFFVTEADPRFLDFNHSIFGQLIEGFDVREAISETPIVGGGDESPVSDVVITHAEIFSDTENSLVMLRALAPNIETTATVTVTDAEGNATSQTFTVSTIDDQVNANPYLLPFVSPIIATAGETVELDLRAFDLESDAVAYAGQYVSESFDSQASLDSVTGRFVLIPAADFVGSIEFLLGVTTATGNGAFDTQSLTITFAPTPFVGSLALDATSDSGSADDDNVTNATSLLLVVDGVSVGTTVEVFDVATDEVLASATATEATVSLTIDVADRTGLVTLAARATSGGQSSDPTAELAITLDRIAPTLVRDNDVVHVFAGEAFTRVLTSDESATRWSLAGLVEGAEIDGDSGELTWVTGSPLRGPQTVVVQLTDVAGNVRDEDFEITVTSRYLNPQDAFDVDANGAVTAFDALLIINVLGRAGGTIELPGFDLQPGAVTTLNQAYFYNVSGDTAITALDALRVINEVGRRRNVLPTSFESIDAAIRSASDWDADGVESAHIVGNLF encoded by the coding sequence ATGACTCTTCCAAGCCGCCGCCGACACTCCCGGATTTCGTCGCGTTCCAACGCCCTCCGGATCGAGTCGCTTGAATCGCGGCGATTGCTGGCCGGCGATGCGCCGACCTTTGTTTCCATCGATGCGCAAACGGTCGAGGTCGGCAGCCCCCTGCATGTGCCGATCGACGCGGCCGATCAGAACGGCGGGCCGCTGACGACGATGATCACGGTCGCCGATCCTGACTTGGTCGAAGCGATCGTGATCACCGGTAACCGTTCCATGCGGCTATCGGTTGCCGATTTCGGTGCCATGGTGTTTCAGATGTTCGAACAGCGGGCGCCGCGGGCATCGGGGCGAGTTATCGCGTTGGCGGAAGCCGGTTTCTATGACGGCGTCTTGTTCCACCGGGTCGACAGTGACTTCGTGATTCAAGCCGGTATTGCGGCCGGCACGACGAACGAAGGCTCGGGATTGGGTGCGTTCGACGATGAGTTTCATCCTGACTTACAGCACAATCGGGAAGGTATCTTGTCGTTCGCAAAAAGCACCGACGACACCAACGATTCGCAGTTCTTTGTGACGGAAGCCGATCCTCGTTTTTTGGATTTCAATCACTCCATCTTTGGTCAATTGATCGAAGGGTTCGATGTGCGCGAGGCGATCAGCGAGACTCCCATCGTCGGCGGCGGCGACGAGAGCCCGGTCAGCGATGTCGTGATCACCCATGCCGAGATCTTTAGTGACACCGAAAACTCGCTGGTGATGTTGCGGGCGCTCGCGCCGAACATTGAAACCACGGCGACCGTGACTGTCACCGACGCCGAAGGCAACGCGACAAGCCAGACATTCACGGTCAGCACAATTGACGATCAAGTCAACGCGAATCCGTATCTATTGCCATTCGTTTCACCGATCATCGCAACGGCCGGCGAGACGGTTGAATTGGACTTGCGCGCATTCGACTTAGAGTCGGATGCGGTCGCTTACGCAGGCCAGTACGTAAGTGAGAGTTTTGACAGCCAGGCGAGCTTGGATTCGGTGACCGGAAGGTTCGTATTGATCCCTGCGGCAGACTTTGTTGGTTCCATTGAATTCTTGTTAGGTGTCACAACCGCAACCGGAAATGGTGCTTTCGATACCCAGTCCTTGACGATCACGTTTGCACCCACGCCGTTCGTCGGGTCGCTAGCGCTCGACGCGACCAGTGATTCGGGTTCCGCCGATGATGACAACGTCACCAATGCGACTTCGCTTTTGTTGGTCGTCGATGGCGTCAGTGTCGGTACGACCGTCGAAGTGTTCGACGTTGCGACCGATGAAGTGCTGGCATCGGCAACCGCGACGGAGGCGACCGTATCACTGACGATCGATGTCGCCGATCGAACCGGGCTTGTGACGTTGGCGGCACGCGCGACGAGTGGCGGCCAATCGAGTGACCCGACGGCCGAATTGGCGATCACATTGGACCGGATCGCGCCGACGCTTGTCCGCGACAACGATGTGGTTCATGTGTTCGCGGGTGAAGCTTTCACACGTGTTTTGACTTCGGACGAATCGGCAACGCGTTGGTCGTTGGCTGGTTTGGTCGAAGGTGCCGAGATCGACGGCGACTCGGGCGAATTGACTTGGGTCACCGGTTCACCGCTTCGCGGCCCACAAACTGTCGTCGTGCAATTGACCGACGTGGCAGGAAACGTTCGTGATGAGGACTTCGAGATCACCGTCACGTCGCGGTACTTGAACCCTCAAGACGCTTTCGATGTGGACGCCAACGGGGCGGTGACGGCGTTCGATGCGTTGTTGATCATCAACGTGCTCGGCCGGGCTGGCGGCACCATCGAGCTGCCCGGTTTTGACCTGCAGCCTGGGGCCGTAACAACGCTCAACCAAGCGTATTTTTACAACGTCAGCGGCGACACCGCGATTACAGCCCTGGACGCACTGAGGGTCATCAACGAGGTCGGCCGCCGCCGCAATGTTCTGCCCACAAGTTTCGAATCGATCGATGCGGCGATCCGATCTGCGTCGGATTGGGACGCCGATGGGGTGGAGTCAGCGCACATCGTCGGGAATCTGTTTTAG
- a CDS encoding DUF1844 domain-containing protein: MSENENKNDSTEAENVKEPESTNAEKIGAEKIDADIKVGEGGTDAVAKEQPSGEMPPPPATFEALLSMLFTQSMAMLGQIPDPATGQPTVNKPYAKHFIDVLEMLGEKTKGNLSDQEKKMHSEALHAMRMAYVSVKQS, encoded by the coding sequence ATGAGCGAAAACGAAAACAAAAACGACAGCACGGAAGCGGAAAACGTCAAGGAACCCGAAAGCACTAACGCGGAAAAGATCGGCGCGGAAAAGATCGACGCGGACATCAAAGTCGGTGAGGGTGGAACGGATGCCGTCGCCAAGGAACAGCCATCGGGCGAAATGCCTCCGCCGCCGGCCACGTTTGAGGCACTGCTTTCGATGCTCTTTACGCAATCGATGGCGATGCTTGGGCAAATTCCCGATCCGGCGACCGGCCAGCCGACCGTCAACAAACCCTACGCGAAACACTTCATCGATGTGTTGGAAATGCTGGGTGAAAAGACCAAGGGCAACCTGAGCGACCAGGAAAAAAAAATGCACTCCGAAGCCCTGCACGCGATGCGAATGGCTTACGTCAGCGTCAAGCAGTCGTGA
- a CDS encoding potassium channel protein, with protein MNQLHRNDLRRWIAVHTAALMFTLSLVFLVCQAILVVVWVDVPNLSENALTTIDPASPDATRLRSMYTDDVIDHRFIDFAGWAMFLIWPIVVVESVWHWLTRPWNAANRKYHFFALLFCISPSLRLCARSPEMNCRLWLPGLGWRQANRRLRSRLERSFSIPMIAIALLILPVLVIEFFMKAQVAEYTWLRTILHIGTGVIWFAFAFEFILKVSVAEKKLAYCKKHWIDLAIISLPFFSFLRSLQMVQSTRLTKLLKIQQLTKLARVYRLRGTAVKALRAVVLLDGFQRYIHRDPDRAIEKLERRLADIESEARFVQRQINKLRRLRDHDDT; from the coding sequence ATGAACCAACTCCACCGAAACGATTTGCGACGCTGGATTGCCGTTCACACGGCAGCCCTGATGTTCACATTGTCGTTAGTGTTTTTGGTCTGCCAGGCGATTCTGGTTGTGGTCTGGGTCGACGTTCCGAACTTGTCGGAAAATGCGCTGACGACGATCGACCCCGCCAGTCCCGATGCAACGCGATTGCGGTCGATGTACACCGATGACGTGATTGACCATCGCTTCATCGATTTTGCCGGTTGGGCGATGTTTCTGATCTGGCCGATTGTCGTGGTCGAGTCCGTTTGGCATTGGTTGACTCGGCCATGGAACGCTGCGAACCGTAAGTACCACTTCTTTGCGTTGCTGTTTTGCATCAGCCCCAGTCTGCGGTTGTGCGCGCGAAGCCCCGAAATGAATTGTCGGTTGTGGTTGCCGGGGCTGGGTTGGCGACAAGCGAATCGGCGATTGAGGAGTCGTTTGGAGCGAAGCTTCAGCATTCCTATGATCGCAATCGCGCTGTTGATCTTGCCAGTCTTAGTGATCGAGTTTTTTATGAAAGCTCAGGTCGCCGAGTACACGTGGTTGCGTACGATATTGCACATCGGGACGGGGGTCATCTGGTTCGCTTTCGCTTTCGAATTCATCTTGAAAGTCTCAGTCGCCGAAAAGAAGTTGGCGTATTGCAAGAAACACTGGATCGACTTGGCGATCATTTCATTGCCGTTCTTTTCGTTTCTTCGATCGTTGCAGATGGTCCAGTCAACGCGGCTGACGAAGTTGTTGAAGATTCAGCAACTGACCAAGCTTGCCCGGGTATACCGACTTCGCGGCACGGCGGTCAAAGCACTTCGCGCGGTCGTGCTGTTGGACGGTTTTCAAAGATACATTCATCGCGATCCCGATCGCGCGATTGAAAAGCTGGAAAGGCGGCTCGCCGATATTGAATCCGAAGCAAGGTTCGTCCAGCGACAGATCAACAAGCTACGTCGACTGCGCGACCATGATGATACCTAG
- the kdsB gene encoding 3-deoxy-manno-octulosonate cytidylyltransferase, with amino-acid sequence MSAPRCQIVIPARLASTRLPEKLLRRVAGKTVLQFTYEAAMRSDVAENVVVAVDDVRIADEVESFGGRWFMTRVDHASGTDRIAEVAAAMPDVDVFVNVQGDEPEIDPAIIDRVARCLIDDANADLSTAGVPIRDAASLDDPAKVKIVMAGMNEAGQGRAVYFSRSSVPHVRDGVTADSLAVEPPLFWHHIGLYAYRRAFLNWFSGQSVSLLEATEKLEQLRAIEAGKRVVVARAEHAAPGIDTLADLEAFRIRIE; translated from the coding sequence ATGTCCGCACCCCGCTGTCAAATCGTCATTCCCGCCCGACTCGCATCGACACGGTTGCCCGAAAAGCTGTTGCGCCGGGTGGCTGGCAAAACCGTGTTGCAGTTCACGTACGAAGCGGCAATGCGGTCCGATGTCGCCGAGAACGTCGTCGTTGCCGTCGACGATGTTCGAATCGCTGATGAAGTCGAGTCGTTCGGCGGGCGTTGGTTCATGACTCGCGTGGATCACGCCAGCGGAACCGATCGGATCGCAGAAGTCGCCGCGGCGATGCCCGACGTCGACGTTTTCGTTAATGTACAAGGCGATGAACCGGAGATCGATCCCGCGATCATCGACCGTGTCGCAAGGTGCTTGATCGACGATGCGAATGCCGATCTTTCGACGGCCGGTGTTCCGATCCGCGACGCCGCTTCGCTGGATGACCCCGCGAAGGTCAAGATCGTGATGGCCGGAATGAACGAGGCAGGGCAGGGCAGGGCAGTGTACTTCAGCCGATCCTCGGTGCCCCATGTCCGCGATGGCGTGACCGCCGATTCTCTTGCCGTTGAACCGCCCCTCTTTTGGCACCATATCGGACTATACGCTTATCGCCGAGCCTTCTTGAATTGGTTTTCGGGCCAGTCCGTCAGTCTCTTGGAGGCGACCGAAAAGCTGGAACAGCTTCGTGCGATCGAGGCGGGAAAGCGAGTTGTTGTCGCGCGGGCAGAGCACGCCGCACCCGGTATCGACACCTTGGCGGACTTGGAAGCGTTTCGGATCAGGATCGAATGA
- a CDS encoding sodium:solute symporter family protein, translating to MPTESALPPGMENIFAGALVIYLVVLYVIGFIAQRRVKNVEDFVLAGRRLPTSLATITIIATWFGAESLMTTADEVGNEGLRKAMLDPIGIALCLFLAGLFVAGPMWRMGILTVPDFFGRRYGKTAEVLSSLIIVPSYFGWVAAQFVALAQLLDVFFGVPKEWGIMAVATLGTGYTLLGGMWTITWTDAIQMSFILLGLILLGHAILVQLGDGSISAGLTAMQNDIPAERWRIADPPTFWRDTLTAISALAIGALGNLPMQDLMQRIFSAKSDRVASRACLWASAGYILMGILPVGAGMAAHLLLPQQEGDMDGVVLLIAGKLLNPMLLLVFFLAIVSAVLSTIVSAVMAPAAVMAHNLVEPVWRRSQTIPPSQEGLLWLQRVAIVVVTIASAWLAFKGEGAYELVQGSYSMPLVSLFVPFMIGMHFKGFPPLAAILAIVFGITPWCLHMLVGWEIFFEPWLEAAGLPIPHELAGTACSLVGFMIGAALGRKTPETDAATQI from the coding sequence ATGCCAACCGAATCCGCATTGCCACCGGGGATGGAAAACATCTTCGCCGGCGCCCTGGTGATTTACCTTGTCGTCTTGTACGTCATCGGTTTTATCGCCCAGCGGCGCGTCAAGAACGTCGAAGACTTTGTCCTTGCCGGACGCCGGCTACCGACGTCGTTGGCAACCATCACGATCATCGCGACGTGGTTCGGCGCCGAGTCGTTGATGACGACGGCGGACGAAGTCGGCAACGAAGGGCTACGCAAAGCGATGCTTGATCCGATCGGGATCGCGCTATGTTTGTTTTTGGCGGGCCTGTTTGTGGCTGGCCCGATGTGGCGGATGGGTATCTTGACGGTTCCCGATTTCTTTGGTCGCCGCTACGGCAAAACGGCCGAGGTCCTTTCGTCGCTGATCATCGTGCCCAGCTACTTTGGTTGGGTTGCGGCCCAGTTTGTGGCGCTGGCCCAATTGCTGGACGTATTCTTTGGCGTGCCCAAGGAATGGGGCATCATGGCGGTGGCGACGTTGGGAACCGGCTACACGCTGTTGGGCGGAATGTGGACGATCACGTGGACGGATGCGATCCAAATGAGTTTCATTTTGCTCGGCCTGATCTTGCTCGGCCATGCGATTTTGGTGCAACTGGGCGATGGCAGCATCTCGGCGGGCCTAACAGCCATGCAAAACGATATTCCGGCCGAGCGTTGGCGGATCGCCGACCCACCGACGTTCTGGCGAGACACGCTGACGGCGATCAGCGCGTTGGCGATCGGCGCGCTTGGCAACCTTCCGATGCAAGACTTGATGCAGCGGATCTTCTCGGCCAAAAGCGACCGTGTCGCCTCGCGAGCCTGCTTGTGGGCGTCCGCCGGTTACATACTGATGGGCATCCTGCCGGTGGGTGCTGGCATGGCGGCGCATTTACTGCTGCCGCAACAGGAAGGCGACATGGACGGCGTCGTTTTGTTGATCGCAGGGAAACTGCTCAACCCGATGCTGTTGTTGGTGTTCTTCTTGGCGATCGTTTCGGCGGTCTTGTCAACGATCGTCAGCGCGGTGATGGCACCGGCTGCGGTCATGGCCCACAACTTGGTGGAACCTGTGTGGCGCCGGTCGCAAACGATTCCGCCGTCCCAAGAAGGACTGCTGTGGTTGCAGCGCGTCGCGATCGTCGTGGTCACGATCGCTTCGGCATGGCTAGCGTTCAAAGGCGAAGGGGCTTACGAACTGGTGCAAGGTTCCTACTCGATGCCGCTAGTCAGTCTGTTTGTTCCCTTCATGATCGGGATGCACTTCAAAGGGTTCCCGCCGCTGGCTGCGATCCTTGCAATCGTCTTCGGCATCACACCCTGGTGTTTGCACATGTTGGTCGGCTGGGAAATTTTCTTCGAACCTTGGCTCGAAGCCGCCGGCCTACCCATCCCTCACGAATTGGCGGGAACGGCCTGCAGCTTGGTGGGTTTCATGATTGGTGCAGCACTGGGTCGCAAAACGCCGGAAACCGACGCGGCTACCCAAATATAG
- a CDS encoding DUF4465 domain-containing protein, with translation MKTRLNPVSKLLLALACVSPAAASAATLVDFESLPIAFDANNVNVGPFVDNVSIQPGIFGGNDISSTFSAGGVAFNNTFNDAFASFQGFALSQRGLSQWSSGSFAEFFNGNDTVSANGIGNFASSRWVVAFGDYSGPDDPLANIASIMEAPANSVFDSLYVNNTRTTTHVLTTGNSSARAFGSINQDEKFTARFIDLSPGSNGSNFVEVELASFVNATSTLSIVDDWMRVDLSGLGGATRIGIDFTSTDEGAFGLNTPAYVAVDNILVVSVPEPSTWLMLAMGCGMLGWRIKRRQENLTKLV, from the coding sequence ATGAAGACACGACTCAATCCGGTTTCTAAGCTACTCCTCGCCCTGGCGTGCGTTTCACCAGCGGCTGCAAGTGCCGCAACCCTCGTCGACTTTGAATCACTGCCGATCGCGTTCGACGCCAACAACGTCAACGTCGGCCCCTTTGTGGATAATGTTTCTATCCAGCCGGGGATCTTCGGTGGCAACGACATCAGCAGCACGTTCAGCGCTGGTGGCGTCGCATTCAACAACACCTTCAACGACGCCTTCGCATCGTTTCAAGGCTTCGCACTGTCACAGCGGGGCTTGAGTCAGTGGTCGAGCGGCAGCTTTGCCGAGTTCTTCAATGGCAACGATACGGTCAGCGCGAACGGCATTGGCAATTTCGCGTCGAGTCGCTGGGTCGTTGCGTTCGGCGACTACTCGGGGCCCGACGATCCGCTTGCCAACATCGCGTCGATCATGGAAGCACCCGCAAACTCGGTCTTCGATTCTCTTTATGTGAACAACACCCGGACGACCACTCACGTGTTGACGACCGGGAACTCGAGTGCCCGCGCTTTTGGAAGCATCAACCAGGACGAGAAATTCACGGCACGATTCATTGACCTGTCGCCGGGCTCGAACGGGTCGAACTTTGTGGAGGTCGAGCTCGCAAGTTTTGTGAATGCCACCAGCACGCTTTCGATCGTCGACGATTGGATGCGAGTGGACTTGAGCGGATTGGGTGGCGCCACCCGAATTGGTATCGACTTCACATCGACCGACGAGGGTGCGTTCGGACTCAACACCCCCGCCTACGTCGCCGTAGACAACATATTGGTTGTGTCGGTTCCCGAACCTTCGACATGGTTGATGCTAGCCATGGGATGCGGAATGCTGGGATGGCGAATCAAACGTCGCCAAGAGAATCTGACAAAGTTGGTCTAG
- a CDS encoding DinB family protein, with protein sequence MDLKDLVRQTIATTDHVCMMYLGDLTDADLLHRPVEGANHINWQLGHLISSEHMLGEMVQSGAMPALPDGFSGKYGSESASGDDATKFATKDELLAAKSTQREGLLNLLDTLPMEKLSDTAPESMRSFFPNMAALILSADSHWMMHAGQWAIVRRSLGKPAIF encoded by the coding sequence ATGGACCTGAAAGATCTCGTACGACAGACGATCGCGACGACCGACCATGTCTGCATGATGTACCTTGGCGATTTGACGGACGCCGACTTGCTGCATCGACCTGTAGAGGGTGCCAACCACATCAACTGGCAACTCGGGCACTTGATTTCGTCGGAACACATGCTCGGCGAGATGGTCCAGTCCGGCGCGATGCCTGCACTGCCAGACGGATTTTCCGGAAAGTACGGCAGCGAATCGGCCAGCGGCGATGATGCGACAAAGTTCGCAACGAAAGACGAACTATTGGCCGCCAAGTCCACTCAGCGTGAGGGGCTGCTGAACCTTTTGGACACGCTGCCCATGGAGAAACTTTCGGACACGGCACCCGAAAGCATGCGTTCGTTCTTTCCCAATATGGCTGCATTGATTTTGTCCGCCGACAGCCACTGGATGATGCACGCCGGACAGTGGGCAATCGTGCGACGGTCACTCGGAAAGCCAGCGATTTTCTAG